One Clostridium estertheticum DNA segment encodes these proteins:
- a CDS encoding SDR family oxidoreductase, whose translation MKKVLLTGASGFFASRFYTYYKNKYEILPLSHRDLDITDERRCLEIIQSFKPDYVIHTAAIADTGLCERNPELSFEINVKGSINIAKACSLAKSKLIYLSSEQIFNGNFEKGPYNENHIPRPNTVYGNHKLQAEDELKGIIEELWILRFSWLFGFPEKNCRVSSNILWNVVSSVLKDKRIKLPVNEFRGMTYVYDIIENFHKILEIPYGTYHTGSENDLSTYDIALFILKELGLDHNADNYLEKDTDRYNEHPRDLRISNNKLKKYGIALPETIGGIKNCLSDFNY comes from the coding sequence ATGAAAAAAGTATTATTAACTGGTGCTAGTGGTTTCTTTGCATCAAGATTTTATACATATTATAAAAATAAATACGAAATACTTCCATTATCCCACAGAGACTTAGATATAACAGATGAACGTAGGTGTTTAGAAATAATTCAAAGTTTTAAACCTGATTATGTAATACATACTGCCGCCATTGCTGATACAGGTTTGTGTGAACGAAATCCAGAATTATCTTTTGAAATAAACGTTAAAGGTTCAATTAACATTGCTAAAGCTTGTAGTTTAGCAAAATCTAAATTAATATATTTAAGTTCTGAGCAAATTTTTAATGGCAACTTCGAAAAAGGACCTTATAATGAAAATCACATCCCAAGACCAAATACAGTTTATGGAAACCATAAACTCCAAGCTGAAGATGAATTAAAAGGAATAATTGAAGAACTATGGATTTTAAGATTTAGTTGGTTGTTTGGATTTCCAGAAAAAAATTGTAGGGTAAGTTCTAATATTTTATGGAATGTTGTTTCTTCTGTTTTAAAAGATAAGAGAATAAAATTACCCGTAAATGAATTTAGAGGAATGACTTATGTTTATGATATAATAGAAAACTTTCATAAAATTTTAGAAATTCCCTATGGAACTTATCACACAGGGAGTGAAAATGATTTAAGCACTTATGATATAGCTTTGTTCATATTAAAAGAACTTGGTTTAGATCATAACGCAGATAACTATTTAGAAAAAGATACTGATAGGTATAATGAACATCCAAGGGATCTTCGAATAAGCAATAATAAATTAAAAAAGTATGGTATTGCTTTACCTGAAACTATTGGTGGCATTAAAAATTGTCTTAGTGATTTTAACTACTAA
- the argH gene encoding argininosuccinate lyase: MKLWGGRFIEKESRLMEDFNSSLCFDKNLYYEDIMGSIAHVKMLAKCSILTNEECDTIVNGLNSIHSDIEAGKLKIEGDYEDIHSFMEIQLTKRIGDVGKKLHTARSRNDQVAVDMRLYSKGKALDVIDNLNIILCTIEKLGNDNAVIMPGYTHLQRAQPVTFKQHIMAYHNMLGRDVKRLISAIDVMDENPLGCCALAGTTYDTDRGFTTKELGFKKPVDNFMDGVSDRDYLLELLSIFSIIMMHLSRLSEELILWSSKEFNFIEISDEFSTGSSIMPQKRNPDAAELIRGKTGRVYGDLMSLLTTMKGIPLAYNKDMQEDKEPFFDGASTVLKCIKIMNGMLSSLKIKRDNMYNAVKTGFLNATEAADYLVNKGAAFRDAHGVIGAIVLHCEKEHKAIENLTLEELKSFSDLFAKDVYEFIDYENTLSRGIKKEM, from the coding sequence ATGAAACTTTGGGGTGGAAGATTTATTGAAAAAGAAAGCAGGCTTATGGAGGACTTTAATAGTTCTCTGTGCTTTGATAAAAACTTATATTATGAGGATATTATGGGCAGTATAGCTCATGTTAAAATGCTTGCAAAATGTAGCATTTTAACTAATGAAGAATGCGATACTATAGTCAATGGGTTGAATTCTATTCACTCAGATATTGAAGCAGGCAAATTAAAAATTGAAGGTGACTATGAAGATATTCATAGCTTTATGGAAATTCAACTTACAAAGCGAATAGGCGATGTAGGTAAAAAACTTCATACTGCAAGAAGTCGAAATGACCAGGTTGCAGTAGATATGAGATTATATTCAAAAGGTAAAGCCTTGGATGTTATTGATAATCTGAATATTATTTTGTGCACTATTGAAAAATTGGGAAATGACAATGCTGTTATAATGCCTGGGTATACTCATTTACAAAGAGCCCAACCAGTAACATTCAAACAACATATTATGGCTTACCATAATATGCTAGGGCGAGATGTGAAAAGGCTTATAAGTGCTATTGACGTTATGGATGAAAATCCTCTTGGATGTTGCGCTCTAGCAGGAACAACCTATGATACAGATAGAGGTTTTACAACCAAAGAACTAGGGTTTAAAAAACCAGTAGATAATTTTATGGATGGAGTAAGTGATAGAGATTACCTACTAGAACTTTTATCGATTTTTTCAATAATAATGATGCATCTTAGTAGATTAAGTGAGGAACTCATTTTATGGAGTAGTAAGGAATTTAATTTTATTGAAATTAGTGATGAATTCTCAACTGGTAGCAGTATAATGCCACAAAAAAGAAATCCAGATGCTGCAGAACTTATAAGAGGGAAAACTGGGAGAGTTTATGGAGATTTAATGAGCTTACTTACCACTATGAAAGGCATTCCACTAGCTTATAATAAAGATATGCAAGAAGATAAGGAGCCATTCTTTGATGGAGCTTCTACAGTTTTAAAATGCATAAAGATTATGAATGGAATGTTGAGTAGCCTGAAAATCAAAAGGGATAATATGTATAACGCAGTTAAAACAGGTTTTTTAAATGCTACGGAAGCTGCAGATTATCTTGTAAATAAGGGCGCGGCCTTTAGAGATGCCCATGGAGTTATAGGCGCTATAGTGCTACATTGTGAAAAGGAACATAAGGCTATAGAAAATTTAACACTAGAAGAACTGAAGAGCTTTAGTGATTTATTTGCGAAAGATGTATATGAATTTATAGATTATGAAAATACTTTGAGTAGAGGTATAAAAAAAGAAATGTAA
- a CDS encoding argininosuccinate synthase encodes MKEKVVLAYSGGLDTSIIISWLKENYDVDVIAACINVGQEDDMVGIEKKALSSGAEKIYIENVTAEFIKDYVFKGVKANATYEGTYLLGTAFARPLIAKKLVEIAHKEGAKYICHGCTGKGNDQVRFEVGIAAIDPSIKIIAPWRIWDIKSREDAIDYANTKGIEIAVTKEKIYSVDQNLWHASHEGGDIEDLKNDHKRDMYLMTTPPEKAKDEATFVDIYFEKGIAKKVDGIELEPIDIVTVLNKIGGENGIGVIDIVENRLVGMKSRGIYETPGGTILYAAHKELEEITLDKDTLHFKYTVAQKYGELVYNGLWFSTMREALDAFVDKTQETVTGTVKLKLYKGNIMSAGKESPNALYDEGISSFGASDLYDHKDAEGFINLFSLPSKIKAYKNLNNI; translated from the coding sequence ATTAAAGAAAAAGTGGTTTTAGCATATTCAGGAGGACTCGATACCTCTATAATAATAAGTTGGCTTAAGGAAAACTATGATGTTGATGTTATAGCAGCTTGTATTAATGTTGGACAAGAAGACGATATGGTGGGAATTGAGAAAAAAGCTTTAAGTTCAGGGGCGGAAAAAATTTATATTGAGAACGTAACAGCTGAATTTATAAAAGATTACGTATTTAAAGGAGTTAAAGCAAATGCTACATATGAAGGAACGTATTTATTAGGTACAGCCTTTGCAAGACCATTAATAGCTAAAAAACTTGTAGAAATTGCTCATAAAGAAGGAGCAAAATATATATGCCACGGCTGTACTGGTAAGGGAAATGATCAAGTTAGATTTGAAGTTGGCATAGCAGCTATAGATCCTTCTATAAAGATTATTGCTCCTTGGAGAATTTGGGATATAAAATCAAGAGAAGATGCTATAGATTATGCTAATACTAAAGGAATAGAAATAGCAGTAACCAAAGAAAAGATATATTCAGTGGACCAAAACTTATGGCATGCAAGTCACGAAGGCGGAGATATTGAGGATTTAAAAAATGATCATAAAAGAGATATGTATCTTATGACTACACCTCCAGAAAAAGCTAAAGATGAAGCTACATTTGTAGATATATACTTTGAAAAGGGAATTGCTAAGAAAGTAGATGGCATCGAACTAGAACCAATAGATATAGTTACAGTATTAAATAAAATTGGTGGAGAAAATGGAATAGGTGTTATAGATATAGTGGAGAATAGACTTGTGGGAATGAAATCAAGAGGGATATATGAAACTCCTGGTGGAACTATACTCTATGCAGCCCATAAAGAACTAGAGGAAATAACTTTAGATAAGGATACACTTCACTTTAAATACACAGTAGCACAAAAATATGGGGAGTTAGTTTATAATGGACTTTGGTTTAGTACTATGAGAGAAGCTCTTGATGCATTTGTAGATAAGACTCAAGAAACCGTAACAGGCACAGTTAAACTAAAACTTTATAAGGGAAATATAATGTCAGCAGGTAAAGAATCACCTAATGCTCTTTACGACGAAGGTATATCTTCCTTTGGGGCAAGTGACCTATATGATCATAAGGATGCAGAAGGATTTATAAACTTATTTTCATTACCAAGTAAAATTAAAGCATATAAAAATTTAAATAATATTTAA
- a CDS encoding amino acid ABC transporter permease, whose amino-acid sequence MDINILKDMFPVLLQGSLITLELTLISVVFGSLIGMLTALLKLSKNKLLGGIAGFYTWLFRGTPMLLQLWFFYFGLPFVGIKFTAFQAALIGLSLNSGAYMAEIIRGGILSVDKGQFEACKSLGFTYFDTMKRVVLPQTFKIIIPSVGNEFITMLKDTSLVSTITMVEVMRSAQLLYASSFRPMEAFFITGCLYLLMTTIFTTVFSYYEKRLSVY is encoded by the coding sequence ATGGATATAAATATTTTAAAGGATATGTTTCCAGTTTTATTACAAGGAAGTTTAATAACATTGGAACTTACTCTTATATCAGTAGTATTTGGAAGTTTGATAGGCATGCTTACAGCCCTACTAAAGCTTTCTAAAAATAAGTTGCTGGGTGGCATTGCAGGTTTTTATACCTGGCTATTTAGAGGGACACCTATGCTACTCCAATTATGGTTTTTCTATTTTGGATTGCCCTTTGTAGGGATTAAGTTTACAGCCTTTCAAGCAGCACTAATAGGACTTAGTTTGAATTCAGGTGCTTATATGGCAGAAATAATAAGAGGTGGAATACTTTCAGTTGATAAAGGGCAATTTGAGGCTTGTAAGTCACTCGGGTTTACTTATTTTGATACTATGAAAAGGGTGGTATTACCTCAAACCTTTAAAATAATTATTCCATCTGTAGGAAATGAGTTTATAACAATGCTTAAAGATACTTCTTTAGTTTCAACTATAACTATGGTAGAAGTTATGAGGTCAGCACAGCTTTTATATGCCTCAAGCTTCAGACCTATGGAAGCTTTCTTCATAACAGGTTGTTTGTATCTTTTAATGACAACAATTTTTACTACAGTATTTTCATACTATGAAAAAAGACTGTCAGTATATTAG
- a CDS encoding patatin-like phospholipase family protein, with protein sequence MDNNNRKFADAVFEGGGVKGIGLVGALKIFEENGYEWKNISGTSAGSIVAALLAVGYSSEEIKKLMIQLDYKKITDKNHFNIPILSNTCNLLFKKGIFKGDYLKNWLDEIFSIKINHTDGKKVTFGDLIIPEEKGILINNDKYKRKYKLHIIATDISNGKMIILPEDIADYGINPDELQVSLAVRMSISIPYFFQPVNLNDVNSNKKSLIVDGGVLSNYPVWIFDVNGIPRWPTIGFKLGGNKEIREHKITNIFNFTSSIIETMLEAQDDIHIREMDYLRTVKINTLDIKTTDFNISNKKIMDLYNSGVVCAKEFLESWENNYKKHSLLRSNSYK encoded by the coding sequence ATGGATAATAATAATAGAAAATTTGCAGATGCAGTGTTTGAAGGTGGCGGTGTTAAAGGCATTGGTCTTGTAGGTGCCTTAAAAATATTTGAAGAAAATGGGTATGAGTGGAAAAATATTTCAGGAACCTCCGCTGGTTCTATTGTAGCCGCACTACTTGCAGTGGGTTACAGTTCTGAAGAAATAAAAAAGTTAATGATACAGCTAGACTATAAAAAAATTACAGATAAAAATCATTTTAATATTCCTATATTATCTAATACATGCAATCTACTTTTTAAGAAAGGCATTTTTAAAGGTGATTATTTGAAAAACTGGCTTGACGAAATTTTTTCAATTAAGATTAACCACACAGATGGGAAAAAAGTAACCTTTGGAGATTTGATTATTCCAGAAGAAAAGGGTATTCTTATAAATAATGATAAGTATAAAAGAAAATACAAACTTCATATTATAGCAACAGATATCAGCAATGGAAAAATGATAATATTACCAGAGGATATTGCCGACTATGGAATAAATCCTGATGAACTCCAGGTGAGCCTGGCAGTAAGAATGAGCATATCCATTCCCTACTTTTTTCAACCTGTAAATTTAAATGATGTAAATTCAAATAAAAAATCTCTCATTGTTGATGGAGGCGTTTTAAGCAATTACCCAGTTTGGATTTTTGATGTAAATGGTATCCCTCGTTGGCCAACCATAGGTTTTAAACTAGGAGGAAACAAAGAGATACGAGAACATAAAATCACAAATATCTTTAATTTCACTAGTTCAATTATTGAGACTATGCTAGAAGCACAGGATGATATTCATATAAGAGAAATGGATTATCTACGAACTGTAAAAATTAATACTCTTGATATTAAAACCACAGATTTTAATATTTCTAATAAAAAAATTATGGATTTATATAATTCTGGTGTAGTTTGTGCAAAAGAATTTCTTGAAAGTTGGGAGAACAATTATAAGAAACATTCGCTCCTTAGAAGTAATTCTTATAAATAA
- a CDS encoding ABC transporter substrate-binding protein — protein sequence MKKFMSIVLTVTMAGVLLAGCGEKQEKLNSLQAVQKAGILTIGTDDSYPPMEFRDSKNTLVGFDVDLATEIGKKLGVKIEHTTTDFNGILLALNSSRFNIIVAALSITDKRKESIDFSDSYLMGGQVVTIKKGNTSIKSLEDLKGKIVACQLGSTGDTAASALKGLKEIKKYDKITEAFQELSSKRVDAVVMDAQVGGYYVSKKPGEFEVLKDRISEEPMGIGFKKEDKELKAAIQKALNELKSDGTLSKLSQKWFGFDAYKK from the coding sequence ATGAAAAAATTCATGTCAATTGTATTAACAGTTACTATGGCAGGTGTATTACTTGCAGGTTGCGGTGAAAAACAGGAAAAACTTAATTCTCTACAAGCGGTTCAAAAGGCGGGTATCCTAACTATAGGAACTGATGATTCATATCCTCCAATGGAATTTAGGGATTCTAAAAACACTTTAGTAGGGTTTGATGTAGATTTGGCAACTGAAATAGGAAAAAAATTAGGAGTGAAAATAGAGCATACTACCACAGACTTTAATGGAATACTTTTAGCTCTTAACTCATCAAGATTTAATATTATAGTTGCAGCTTTGAGTATTACGGATAAGAGAAAAGAAAGCATAGATTTCTCAGACAGTTATTTAATGGGTGGTCAAGTTGTTACCATAAAAAAAGGAAATACATCAATAAAAAGTTTGGAAGACTTAAAGGGTAAAATAGTAGCTTGCCAGCTTGGATCTACAGGAGATACAGCAGCTTCCGCACTTAAAGGATTAAAAGAGATTAAAAAGTATGACAAAATTACAGAAGCATTTCAAGAGTTATCATCTAAAAGAGTAGATGCAGTAGTTATGGATGCTCAAGTTGGTGGATATTATGTATCAAAGAAACCAGGTGAGTTTGAGGTTTTAAAGGACAGAATCAGCGAAGAACCTATGGGAATTGGATTTAAGAAAGAAGATAAAGAATTAAAAGCAGCAATTCAAAAGGCTCTTAATGAACTTAAATCAGATGGAACGCTCTCTAAGCTTTCACAAAAGTGGTTTGGATTTGACGCATATAAGAAATAA
- a CDS encoding amino acid ABC transporter ATP-binding protein, giving the protein MYMIETKNLTKKFGSLTVFEDLNVTVGKGEVLVIIGPSGSGKSTFLRCLNHLENPDGGEVFIEGEKLDVKDKKHMRNTIEKVGMVFQNFNLFHHMTVLQNVIEAPITVKHEYKQEVLKRAEGIIEKVGLSEKLENYPSKLSGGQKQRVAIARALAMRPDIMLFDEPTSSLDPELVGEVLGVMKDLAKEGMTMVVVTHEMGFAKEVADRVIFMDGGKIVEEGTPEQFFTAPKEKRTKEFLNKIL; this is encoded by the coding sequence ATGTATATGATAGAAACTAAAAATTTAACTAAAAAATTCGGTAGCCTAACGGTATTTGAAGATTTAAATGTAACGGTTGGAAAAGGTGAGGTACTAGTCATAATAGGACCTTCTGGTTCAGGAAAAAGCACATTTTTAAGATGTTTAAATCACCTTGAAAATCCTGATGGGGGCGAAGTTTTTATCGAAGGTGAAAAGCTGGATGTTAAAGATAAAAAGCATATGAGAAATACTATTGAAAAAGTAGGAATGGTATTCCAAAACTTTAATCTGTTTCACCATATGACTGTATTACAAAACGTGATTGAGGCTCCAATTACTGTTAAGCATGAATATAAACAAGAAGTATTAAAAAGAGCAGAAGGAATTATTGAAAAGGTAGGTCTAAGTGAAAAATTAGAGAATTATCCATCAAAATTATCAGGAGGACAAAAGCAAAGAGTAGCTATAGCAAGAGCATTAGCTATGAGACCTGACATAATGCTCTTTGATGAGCCTACCTCATCCTTAGACCCAGAACTAGTAGGCGAGGTTTTAGGAGTAATGAAAGATCTTGCAAAAGAAGGTATGACAATGGTGGTTGTAACCCATGAGATGGGGTTTGCCAAGGAAGTGGCGGATAGAGTGATTTTCATGGACGGAGGGAAAATAGTAGAAGAGGGAACACCAGAACAATTTTTTACTGCTCCCAAAGAAAAGCGAACTAAAGAGTTTTTAAATAAAATACTATAG
- a CDS encoding MTH1187 family thiamine-binding protein, translating into MSVVNVSLQVIPVVAEERIYPVVDKVIEYIEASGVKYEVGPMETTMEGELDELLDIVKKAQEICVEQGAARVVSIVKIDYKAEGVTMNEKTYKYRK; encoded by the coding sequence ATGTCAGTTGTAAATGTAAGTCTTCAAGTTATACCAGTGGTGGCAGAGGAAAGAATTTACCCTGTAGTAGACAAGGTTATAGAGTATATTGAAGCTAGTGGAGTAAAATATGAGGTAGGACCAATGGAAACTACTATGGAGGGCGAACTGGATGAGCTTTTAGATATAGTAAAAAAGGCACAAGAAATTTGTGTGGAGCAGGGAGCAGCTAGGGTTGTTTCTATAGTGAAAATCGATTATAAAGCTGAAGGCGTGACTATGAATGAAAAAACATATAAATATAGAAAATAA
- a CDS encoding ABC transporter permease: MKKHINIENKLIPIMFQLLILFIWQISIDKWKVPQYILPSPKDIIVTLVNIVPSITVHIYATLYEALIGFMISILVALILAILMDNVKLIKKCIYPILVVSQTIPIIALAPLFVIWFGFGMLPKIIVVVLVCFFPIVISLIDGLESVDTDMVNLLKTMGASKFQIFTMVKLPASTVNFFSGLRIAATYSIMGAVIGEWLGGDKGLGVYMIRTKNSYAIDKFFAVIIIIVLLSIGLFGLLYLLQYFLTPWNRNSIEKKN, translated from the coding sequence ATGAAAAAACATATAAATATAGAAAATAAACTTATTCCTATAATGTTTCAATTGCTGATTCTTTTTATATGGCAGATATCTATAGATAAGTGGAAGGTTCCACAGTATATACTACCTTCACCAAAAGACATTATTGTTACCTTGGTTAATATAGTACCCAGCATTACTGTGCACATTTATGCAACTTTATATGAAGCCTTGATTGGATTCATGATTTCAATTTTGGTTGCATTAATATTAGCTATATTAATGGATAATGTAAAGCTTATTAAAAAGTGCATATATCCAATTTTAGTAGTATCTCAAACTATTCCTATTATTGCATTAGCACCACTTTTTGTAATTTGGTTTGGTTTTGGAATGTTGCCTAAGATTATCGTGGTAGTACTAGTATGCTTTTTCCCTATAGTTATTAGTTTGATTGATGGTTTAGAATCAGTGGACACGGACATGGTAAACCTTTTAAAGACAATGGGAGCAAGTAAGTTTCAGATTTTTACCATGGTGAAGTTGCCAGCCTCTACTGTGAATTTTTTTTCAGGCCTTAGAATAGCGGCAACCTATAGTATTATGGGGGCAGTTATTGGAGAATGGCTGGGAGGAGATAAGGGCCTTGGGGTATATATGATTAGAACTAAAAATTCATACGCCATTGATAAATTTTTTGCAGTAATTATAATTATTGTGTTACTAAGCATAGGACTATTTGGACTTCTATATTTATTACAATATTTTTTAACACCTTGGAATAGAAATTCCATAGAAAAGAAAAACTAA